The segment CACAAGACACCGCCGGGTTTGCGATTTCGATTTGTCGAGTTGACGCCGAAATGCGGCGGCTGTACGACGCGCCGGCCATCGGTGCCGGCGTACAGTTCGCGCCGGCAAATCCCACCCAGGGGCAACCGTGAACACGAAGCTTGACACCCTCAACGGCGCCGACTGGCAGCGCATGTTTATCAACGCTGCCACCTCCGTAGCTGCTCACGTCGATGAGCTGACGGCACTCGACAACGCTACTGGAGACGGAGACCATGGTGTCAATGTGACACGCGCCTTTGAGCACCTACGACTCCAAGTGGAAGAGCTTGAGAACCCAACGCCATCCGCCGTCCTAACGACCGCGGCGGAGTCCTTCTCCAACGAAATGGGAGGAGCAGCCGGCGCCCTGTTCGGCTCATTTTTTCAGGCCGCGGCCCGTAGCGTGTCAGGCCTCGACGAGGTCAACGCGACCCGGTTCGCCGACGCGATCGAATCTGGCGCCGACAATGTCACGATGCGCGGTAAGGCGAACATCGGGGACAAAACCATGGTTGACGCACTGATCCCCGCCGCGAAGGCCAGCCGTGTTGCGGCTTCCGATGGTCGTTCCACGGCTCGGGCCCTTCGGATGACGGCGCAGGCAGCCCGACAAGGTGCCGAGGCGACCACCGCAATGGCTGCATCGATCGGCAGGGCTC is part of the Acidobacteriota bacterium genome and harbors:
- the dhaL gene encoding dihydroxyacetone kinase subunit L, coding for MNTKLDTLNGADWQRMFINAATSVAAHVDELTALDNATGDGDHGVNVTRAFEHLRLQVEELENPTPSAVLTTAAESFSNEMGGAAGALFGSFFQAAARSVSGLDEVNATRFADAIESGADNVTMRGKANIGDKTMVDALIPAAKASRVAASDGRSTARALRMTAQAARQGAEATTAMAASIGRARFSAEKARGVQDPGATTVALIFEAWADACAERDET